Proteins encoded within one genomic window of Carassius carassius chromosome 22, fCarCar2.1, whole genome shotgun sequence:
- the LOC132098916 gene encoding lumican-like, with product MFALGFFLLTGLVCQSLGQYDYYEEYQFPSAPLEEPSSPHCSQECECPFSFPTAMYCNGRDLKFIPIVPSGIKYLYLQDNHIEEIKAGVFDNATDLRWLILDNNNITSDKIQGGTVDKLKKLEKLHFSNNKLTKPPGSLSKSLDELKLTGNQLSSFPANTLSGMENLTTLHLSKNKLTTESITGAFKSLKSLVLLDVSENKLKKLPSGVPPSLLMLYADHNDIDSIPNGYLAKLPALQYLRVSHNKLVDSGIPAGVFNVSSLLELDLSFNKLKSIPEISESLEHLYLQVNQINKFDLANICKFSSPVNYSRLRTLRLDGNNITHSSLPDDTANCLRQASEIIFD from the exons ATGTTTGCTCTTGGCTTCTTCCTGTTGACTGGACTGGTATGTCAGAGTTTGGGTCAGTATGATTACTATGAAGAGTACCAATTCCCCTCCGCACCACTGGAGGAACCGTCATCTCCACATTGCTCCCAGGAGTGTGAATGTCCCTTCAGCTTCCCCACAGCCATGTACTGCAACGGGCGCGACTTGAAGTTCATCCCTATTGTGCCGAGTGGCATCAAATACCTCTACCTACAGGACAACCATATTGAGGAGATCAAGGCTGGCGTGTTTGACAATGCTACCGACCTTCGCTGGCTCATTCTTGACAACAACAACATCACCAGCGACAAGATTCAGGGTGGTACCGTTGATAAACTGAAGAAACTGGAGAAGCTCCATTTTAGTAATAACAAGCTGACCAAACCCCCTGGTTCTCTTTCAAAGTCTTTGGATGAGTTGAAGTTGACTGGCAACCAGCTGAGCTCGTTCCCTGCTAACACCTTGTCTGGGATGGAAAACCTGACCACCCTCCACCTGTCCAAGAACAAGTTGACCACCGAGAGCATCACAGGTGCCTTCAAAAGCCTGAAGTCCCTCGTTCTGCTGGACGTGAGCGAGAACAAGCTCAAGAAACTTCCCTCGGGAGTTCCACCTTCACTTCTGATGCTCTACGCTGACCATAACGACATAGACAGCATTCCTAATGGCTACCTTGCCAAGCTGCCAGCCCTGCAGTACCTGCGTGTCTCTCACAACAAGCTGGTGGACTCTGGAATCCCTGCAGGTGTGTTCAACGTGTCTTCTCTCCTTGAGCTCGACCTGTCTTTTAACAAGCTGAAGAGCATTCCGGAGATCAGCGAATCGCTTGAGCATCTGTACTTGCAAGTCAACCAGATAAACA AGTTTGACCTTGCAAATATCTGCAAGTTCAGCTCCCCGGTCAACTACTCTCGACTCAGGACCCTGCGCTTGGATGGAAACAACATCACACACAGCAGTCTGCCAGATGACACGGCCAACTGCCTTCGCCAGGCCTCAGAGATCATCTTTGATTAA